In a genomic window of Brettanomyces nanus chromosome 1, complete sequence:
- a CDS encoding uncharacterized protein (BUSCO:EOG09341T0K): protein MTYLNINPVLTDITESIEGQESANISSLPLDRLLVKIVAQNGPFVNFTEDQLQKQIAQDSEKAIETDEAKDTDMDVDMPEYEESDAHEEVNNDGHLNHDEKLQEGISLNAESEHPYLSLESFMKQKEKAIGYVDSALNESSLSLDFVSLLISCVRPAAGSSSMSPHLKQNVKVGVLSGSSIDTEQHQQQQKEEDIELDKKNQSAGRGWKLQSLERVSSDLKSAAERLRIEIGKEKRYWDGMMDIVRSDEVVIPVKSRNSKSVKEIGVKFGFGDAGSNYFDKGIGLLRKNKNNGELYFEKKDVIQQMQNVQKAGKEETDKVVTVKLYKRCNDDNRTEDEHGSKLFMVGRSTNLVQRLDNLILDKSKSKVINDIRRARFFLFEEELFYQLMREASTLTSLQVKVKSDKIMVELHHLVLEIAFESMEEVKSWDNATELITEYNSDADEIGSFLRLMLCSQHRHNLQRRRLPPVSLDQSPLRSQTNEHSTVMLIRPLITYKKHERTIRRLKRILRSILIDLEGKDSEAEVDEMLKTNSRLKRFCNDPNQMRSVRKKRKLLKDNPFIRCLLSPLSVMELRYKEKLEVRIELTSSSSASYSSISVNVRLKSSVQPEKPNKKSSSPSEDAYDLSVLDVQFYDVREVEDCLNWVIRNYTK, encoded by the coding sequence ATGACTTATTTAAATATAAATCCCGTACTTACGGATATCACAGAGAGTATTGAAGGTCAAGAATCAGCCAATATCTCctctcttcctcttgaCAGACTTTTGGTTAAAATCGTGGCACAGAATGGTCCCTTCGTGAATTTTACGGAAGATCAATTGCAGAAGCAGATCGCGCAGGATTCTGAAAAGGCCATTGAGACAGATGAAGCTAAGGATACCGATATGGATGTTGATATGCCAGAATATGAAGAGAGTGATGCACATGAAGAAGTTAATAATGATGGTCATCTTAATCATGATGAAAAACTGCAGGAAGGTATATCATTGAATGCTGAGTCAGAGCACccatatctttctttggaaagttttatgaagcagaaggaaaaggctATTGGCTACGTTGATTCTGCATTAAACGAGTCTTCGCTTTCGTTGGACTTTGTATCATTGTTAATATCGTGTGTTAGACCGGCTGcaggatcttcttcaatgtcaCCTCATTTAAAGCAGAATGTGAAGGTTGGGGTATTATCAGGCTCAAGCATCGATACGGAGcaacatcaacaacaacagaaagaagaagatattgaattGGACAAGAAAAATCAATCGGCTGGTCGTGGTTGGAAGTTACAAAGTTTGGAACGAGTCTCTTCTGATTTGAAATCTGCTGCAGAGAGATTACGAATCGAGATcggcaaagaaaagagatattGGGATGGTATGATGGATATTGTGAGATCTGATGAGGTTGTCATACCTGTCAAGTCCAGAAACAGTAAGTCAGTGAAAGAAATCGGTGTGAAATTTGGCTTTGGAGACGCCGGTTCCAACTACTTTGATAAGGGAATTGGATTATTGCGTAAGAATAAGAATAATGGTGAGTTATATTTTGAGAAAAAGGATGTTATACAACAGATGCAAAATGTCCAGAAGGCCggtaaagaagagactgaTAAAGTGGTCACCGTTAAGCTTTACAAACGTTGCAACGACGATAATAGAACGGAGGATGAACACGGCTCAAAATTATTTATGGTTGGAAGATCAACAAACTTGGTTCAGAGATTGGACAACCTTATCTTGGATAAATCGAAAAGTAAGGTCATTAACGATATTCGTCGTGCCagattttttctttttgaggaGGAACTATTCTATCAGTTGATGAGGGAGGCTTCTACATTGACATCTTTACAAGTTAAAGTGAAGTCAGATAAAATTATGGTGGAGTTGCATCATTTGGTTTTAGAGATTGCATTTGAGTCGATGGAAGAGGTTAAGTCATGGGATAACGCTACAGAATTGATAACCGAATACAACAGCGATGCAGATGAAATAGGATCATTTTTAAGGTTAATGCTTTGTTCTCAGCATCGACACAATCTACAACGGAGAAGGCTTCCGCCAGTGTCACTTGACCAGTCTCCTTTGCGTTCTCAGACAAATGAACACTCGACAGTCATGCTTATTCGGCCCTTAATTACGTATAAGAAGCATGAGAGAACCATTAGGAGactgaaaagaatattGCGGTCAATACTCATTGACTTAGAAGGTAAGGATAGTGAAGCAGAGGTGGATGAAATGTTGAAAACCAACTCGAGACTGAAAAGATTTTGCAACGATCCAAATCAGATGAGAAGTgttagaaagaagagaaaattaTTGAAGGATAATCCGTTCATCAGGTGTCTTCTCTCACCATTGTCTGTAATGGAGTTGCGGTATAAGGAGAAGTTAGAAGTTCGAATTGAGCTCACATCCAGCTCGTCTGCGTCCTACTCCAGTATTTCAGTTAATGTCAGGCTGAAAAGTTCGGTTCAGCCAGAAAAGCCAAACAAGAAGTCATCGTCACCATCCGAGGACGCTTACGATTTATCAGTGCTTGATGTTCAGTTTTACGATGTCAGAGAGGTTGAGGACTGTCTCAACTGGGTGATTAGAAATTATACCAAGTAG
- a CDS encoding uncharacterized protein (EggNog:ENOG41), producing MPQNIPSVLVVGAGALGLVAAYSLQEHGQCDVTLVVKFDYEKVCQEGYTFKSVQFGNFSGWKPKYIRKSVEDTKHEYDFIIVAVKNLPDGPEPVNDIIRHVVERSPNSAVILFQNGIDIEKPLIEEFPGHVIMSGVSLINCTNIDRVVDQKNKDSIQIGLFENETIKDIATAESKLKQFVELYHIEGMNTVSLDENVRLSRWKKLVYNASINTTTALVQLDVTRSTICGFKQNLCRPIIDEIYAIAKADGYNIPSEMEDEMLNLSNGLYYRPSMCVDVDFGRMIELETIVGNPLRMAKKYGVPAPRLDTIYHLLQMVQYKTMEKAGLIIMDVEKGVPHKTFN from the coding sequence ATGCCTCAGAATATTCCATCTGTTCTTGTTGTTGGTGCCGGTGCTCTTGGATTAGTGGCCGCTTATTCTTTGCAGGAGCATGGCCAATGTGACGTTACCTTGGTTGTGAAATTCGACTACGAAAAAGTTTGTCAAGAAGGATATACGTTTAAGTCTGTGCAATTCGGAAACTTCTCTGGTTGGAAACCTAAGTACATCAGGAAATCCGTCGAGGACACCAAACATGAGTACGACTTTATCATAGTTGCTGTGAAAAATTTACCTGATGGACCAGAGCCTGTCAACGATATTATCCGTCATGTGGTGGAGAGAAGTCCAAACTCTGCAGTTATCTTGTTCCAAAACGGCATTGATATCGAAAAGCCATTGATTGAGGAGTTCCCAGGTCATGTCATCATGTCCGGTGTGTCGCTCATCAACTGTACCAACATTGACAGGGTTGTTGACCAGAAAAACAAAGATAGTATTCAAATTGGGctttttgaaaatgaaacCATTAAAGACATTGCCACAGCCGAATCTAAGCTAAAGCAGTTTGTTGAATTATATCATATTGAAGGTATGAATACTGTCAGTTTGGACGAAAACGTTAGATTGTCCAGGTGGAAGAAATTGGTCTACAATGCCTCCATCAACACCACTACTGCCCTTGTTCAGTTGGATGTTACCAGGTCTACAATCTGTGGCTTCAAGCAAAATCTCTGCCGGCCAATCATCGACGAGATTTATGCAATTGCCAAGGCTGATGGCTACAATATCCCTTCTgaaatggaagatgaaatgTTGAATTTATCCAACGGTCTTTACTATCGTCCATCTATGTGCGTCGATGTTGATTTCGGCCGTATGATTGAGCTTGAGACTATTGTTGGAAACCCATTAAGAATGGCCAAAAAATATGGTGTTCCAGCCCCAAGATTGGACACTATCTATCATCTATTGCAAATGGTGCAGTACAAAACCATGGAAAAGGCAGGCCTAATTATTATGGACGTTGAAAAGGGTGTTCCTCATAAAACTTTTAATTAG